Proteins from a genomic interval of Actinoalloteichus hymeniacidonis:
- the mshC gene encoding cysteine--1-D-myo-inosityl 2-amino-2-deoxy-alpha-D-glucopyranoside ligase, which translates to METWSSVPVPALPGTPRPLRLFDTASAQVRPTAPGKTAGMYVCGITPYDATHLGHAATYLAFDLINRIWRDNGHDVEYVQNVTDIDDPLLERATRDQTDWMVLAMRETALFREDMEALRVLPPRHFVGAVESIPEITVAVAELIAAGAAYRIDDAEYADVYFDHRASGHFGYESNYDEAQMLRFFAERGGDPDRPGKRHPLDALLWRQARPGEPSWESELGAGRPGWHVECSVIARKRLGMGFDVQGGGSDLIFPHHEFSAAHAEALVGEHPFARHYCHTGMVGLDGEKMSKSRGNLVFVSRLRGDGVDPAALRLALLDAHYRSDRMWTDDVLAAGTARLAKWRAAVALQAGPPADEVIDRVRDHLSNDLDTPKALAAIDAWAAETANGRGDDTTAGGLVSRAVDALLGIAL; encoded by the coding sequence ATGGAAACCTGGTCGTCGGTCCCGGTGCCCGCCCTACCTGGCACACCTCGTCCCCTGCGGCTCTTCGACACCGCCTCGGCGCAGGTGCGACCCACCGCGCCCGGTAAGACCGCGGGCATGTACGTCTGCGGCATCACCCCGTATGACGCGACCCATCTCGGTCACGCGGCGACCTACCTCGCCTTCGACCTGATCAACCGGATCTGGCGGGACAACGGCCACGACGTCGAGTACGTGCAGAACGTCACCGACATCGACGATCCGCTGCTCGAACGCGCCACCCGGGACCAGACGGACTGGATGGTGCTGGCGATGCGCGAGACCGCCCTGTTCCGGGAGGATATGGAGGCGCTACGAGTCCTACCGCCGCGCCACTTCGTCGGCGCCGTCGAATCGATCCCGGAGATCACGGTGGCCGTCGCGGAGCTGATCGCGGCCGGTGCTGCCTATCGGATCGACGACGCGGAGTACGCCGACGTCTACTTCGATCACCGCGCCAGCGGCCACTTCGGTTACGAGTCGAACTACGACGAAGCGCAGATGCTGCGATTCTTCGCCGAGCGCGGCGGCGACCCGGATCGTCCCGGCAAACGGCACCCCCTGGACGCCCTGCTGTGGCGGCAGGCCCGGCCGGGCGAGCCGTCCTGGGAATCCGAACTCGGCGCGGGCAGGCCCGGTTGGCACGTGGAGTGCTCGGTGATCGCCAGGAAGCGACTCGGGATGGGATTCGACGTCCAGGGCGGCGGTTCCGACCTGATCTTCCCACACCACGAGTTCAGTGCGGCGCATGCCGAGGCACTCGTGGGCGAGCACCCGTTCGCACGGCACTACTGCCACACCGGCATGGTCGGGTTGGACGGCGAGAAGATGTCGAAATCGCGGGGGAACCTCGTCTTCGTGTCTCGACTACGTGGCGACGGCGTCGACCCCGCGGCCCTACGGCTCGCCCTGCTCGACGCGCACTACCGCAGCGACCGGATGTGGACCGACGACGTACTGGCCGCCGGTACCGCCCGGCTCGCGAAGTGGCGCGCGGCGGTGGCGCTCCAGGCGGGGCCACCCGCCGACGAGGTGATCGACCGGGTGCGGGATCACCTGTCCAACGATCTCGACACACCGAAGGCTCTGGCCGCCATCGACGCCTGGGCCGCCGAGACGGCCAACGGGCGCGGCGACGACACCACCGCAGGCGGGCTCGTCAGCCGGGCGGTCGACGCGCTGTTGGGCATCGCTCTCTGA
- a CDS encoding DUF6461 domain-containing protein, whose translation MSDEIRTESEREWPARTDGKPGFCFSFVHHTLPEQALCLLGGEQEDIVVVTPERAVELTGSFDLGYPEVAQAVRIGDWTVLVEVDGFQGTRREVLRSLSENGEVYSIFHDGGATGQFSHAVDGELRTCFDQLAPERRWGAEPDALLAAMAEVGLGESDGTAGVPRPAATALALVERLTGVVVTEAHTTGHLLTVPFHAPLPDARPALRPAVLEPHAPEAAARLKELSRPSSRAELIDLVRGMAEAAGLLDSEALRAALVQTASGAAVALDRGSPLYDQVMAWQVDHQRARRSAEQPGQADRLDTQARAAMQARYEVGLAVRDAFAVLNKVR comes from the coding sequence ATGAGCGATGAGATCAGGACCGAGTCCGAGCGGGAATGGCCCGCCAGGACGGACGGCAAGCCGGGGTTCTGCTTCTCCTTCGTGCACCACACCCTGCCCGAACAGGCTTTGTGTCTGCTCGGCGGCGAGCAGGAGGACATCGTCGTGGTCACCCCGGAGCGGGCGGTCGAGTTGACCGGCTCCTTCGACCTCGGCTACCCGGAGGTCGCTCAAGCGGTACGGATCGGCGACTGGACGGTCTTGGTGGAGGTCGACGGCTTCCAGGGCACCCGTCGGGAGGTATTGCGTTCGCTGTCCGAGAACGGCGAGGTCTACTCGATCTTCCACGACGGCGGCGCGACCGGTCAGTTCAGTCACGCGGTGGACGGGGAGCTGCGTACCTGCTTCGACCAGCTGGCCCCGGAGCGCAGATGGGGTGCCGAACCCGATGCGCTGCTGGCCGCCATGGCCGAGGTCGGCCTCGGCGAATCGGACGGGACGGCGGGGGTCCCTCGGCCCGCCGCCACCGCACTCGCCCTCGTCGAGCGGCTGACCGGGGTGGTCGTCACCGAGGCACACACCACCGGGCACCTGTTGACCGTGCCCTTCCACGCCCCGCTGCCCGATGCACGCCCCGCACTGCGCCCCGCGGTGCTCGAACCGCATGCTCCCGAGGCTGCAGCTCGACTCAAGGAGCTATCCCGGCCGAGCTCCCGTGCCGAGTTGATCGATCTGGTCCGGGGCATGGCCGAGGCGGCAGGGTTGCTGGACTCGGAGGCGCTGCGGGCCGCGCTCGTTCAGACCGCCTCCGGTGCCGCCGTCGCTCTCGACCGGGGATCGCCGTTGTACGACCAGGTGATGGCCTGGCAGGTGGATCACCAACGCGCCCGCCGATCGGCGGAGCAGCCGGGGCAGGCCGACCGACTGGACACGCAGGCCCGCGCCGCGATGCAGGCACGCTACGAGGTCGGCCTCGCCGTGCGGGACGCGTTCGCCGTGTTGAACAAGGTGCGCTGA
- a CDS encoding PAC2 family protein → MNADEVAATPPTLTDPVLVAAFEGWNDAGDAASTAIEHLQLAWDATPLFEIDPDDYYDFTVTRPTIHLVDGVTRRVEWPTTRMTVCRPPGSSRDVVLLHGIEPNMRWRSFCSRLVEQIEKLGVTTVITLGSLLADTAHTRPVPITGSAYDSEAATRFNLERSRYEGASGILAVFHDYCVQAGVPAVSFWAAVPHYVSQAPAPKTTLALLRRVEDVLDIEVPVGTLPEQTEEWEQTVSEMADEDEDVANYVRALEERGDEITMTEANGDAIAAEFERYLRRRHRGGWGSSGSGSKGS, encoded by the coding sequence ATGAACGCTGACGAGGTAGCGGCAACACCGCCGACCCTGACGGATCCGGTACTCGTGGCCGCGTTCGAGGGTTGGAACGACGCTGGTGACGCAGCTAGTACCGCAATCGAGCACCTGCAACTCGCCTGGGACGCCACTCCTCTGTTCGAGATCGATCCCGACGATTATTACGACTTCACGGTGACCCGGCCCACGATCCACCTGGTGGACGGTGTCACCCGCAGAGTCGAGTGGCCGACGACCAGGATGACTGTGTGTCGCCCGCCGGGTTCATCGCGTGACGTGGTGCTGTTGCACGGTATCGAGCCCAACATGCGGTGGCGGTCGTTCTGCTCGCGTCTGGTCGAACAGATCGAGAAGCTGGGAGTGACCACCGTGATCACGCTGGGTTCGCTGTTGGCCGATACCGCCCACACCCGGCCCGTTCCGATTACCGGAAGTGCTTACGACAGCGAGGCCGCCACCCGCTTCAATCTCGAACGTTCCCGATACGAGGGCGCATCGGGAATCCTCGCCGTCTTCCACGATTACTGCGTTCAGGCCGGGGTGCCCGCGGTCTCCTTCTGGGCCGCCGTTCCGCATTACGTATCGCAGGCTCCGGCGCCCAAGACGACGCTGGCACTGCTGCGGCGGGTCGAGGACGTCCTGGATATCGAGGTCCCGGTCGGGACGCTGCCCGAGCAGACCGAGGAGTGGGAGCAGACGGTCTCGGAGATGGCCGACGAGGACGAGGACGTCGCCAACTACGTGCGTGCCCTTGAGGAACGCGGCGATGAGATCACCATGACCGAGGCCAACGGTGACGCCATCGCCGCCGAGTTCGAGCGTTATCTACGCCGCAGGCACCGTGGCGGTTGGGGATCGTCCGGTTCCGGTTCGAAGGGATCCTGA
- the metH gene encoding methionine synthase, whose product MSDRVTSPFLDALAHRVLVADGAMGTMLQSWPLTLDDFAGLEGCNEILNVTRPDVVRSVHRGYLEAGADAVETNTFGANLSNLADYDIADRIRELSHLGAALAREVADEFTTPERPRFVLGSVGPGTKLPTLGHTTYATLRDAYTEQVRGLVSGGADAILVETCQDLLQTKAAILGAKRAMGEEGRIVPVIAQVTVETTGTMLLGSEITAALVALEPLGIDLIGLNCATGPAEMSEHLRQLSQNARIPLSVMPNAGLPQLGPNGAEYPLGPEELAEALSGFVTEFGVGLVGGCCGTTGAHISAVVDAVAGLTPAPRTPRPEAGVASLYQSVPFRQDASVLMVAERTNANGSKAFREAMLEGRFEDCVEIGRAQTREGAHLLDLCVDYVGRDGAADMSELAGRLATASTLPIMLDSTEPEVLRAGLERLGGRCVVNSVNYEDGTGPTSRFHRTMELVAEHGAAVVVMCIDEEGQARTAEGKVRIATRILEDLRENWGVRTEDVIVDCLTFPISTGQEEVRRDGIETIEAIRELKRRYPAVQTTLGISNISFGLNAAARQVLNSVFLHECVEAGLDTAIVHASKILPMARIPDEHREIALDLVYDRRREGYDPLQRLMQLFEGATASSARASRAEELAALPLFDRLQRRIVDGERKGLEVDLEAALLERPALEIINETLLAGMKTVGELFGSGQMQLPFVLQSAEVMKTAVAYLEPHMEKSDSEGKGRIVLATVKGDVHDIGKNLVDIILSNNGYQVVNLGIKQPINAILDAAEQHRVDVIGMSGLLVKSTVIMKENLLEMMTRGVGERWPVLLGGAALTRSYVENDLAEVFNGHVSYARDAFEGLRLMDRIMTRKRGGLVIADPEEEAKIAERRARHERSRRIAEERKAKAAAEDADVVQPARSETATDVPVPTPPFWGSRVVKGIPLAGYAAMLDERATFLGQWGLRGSKGGNGPSYEELVETEGRPRLREWLDRLSTEGILAHAAVVYGYFPCVADGDSVVVLTEPRPDAAERFRFTFPRQAKDRRLCLADYFRPRDMAVTEGVVDVLPLTLVTMGQPIADFAAELFAADAYRDYLEVHGLSVQLTEALAEYWHRRVREELHFSTGGSIADEDPAEVEEYFRLAYRGARFSLGYGACPNLEDRAKIVELLEAERVGVKLSEEFQLHPEQSTDAIVTHHPEATYFNT is encoded by the coding sequence ATGTCGGATCGTGTCACGTCGCCGTTTCTGGACGCCCTTGCCCACCGGGTCCTCGTGGCCGATGGGGCGATGGGGACGATGCTGCAATCCTGGCCGTTGACGCTCGATGATTTCGCGGGTCTCGAAGGCTGTAACGAAATCCTGAATGTCACCCGCCCGGACGTCGTCCGCTCCGTGCATCGAGGTTATCTCGAAGCAGGAGCCGACGCCGTCGAAACCAATACCTTCGGCGCCAATCTATCCAATCTGGCTGATTACGACATTGCCGACCGAATTCGCGAACTATCGCATCTCGGTGCCGCATTGGCCAGGGAGGTTGCCGACGAATTCACCACGCCGGAGCGTCCTCGGTTCGTGCTGGGCTCCGTCGGGCCGGGGACCAAGCTGCCCACGCTCGGACACACCACCTACGCGACCCTGCGCGACGCCTACACCGAACAGGTCCGGGGACTGGTCTCCGGGGGCGCGGACGCCATCCTGGTGGAGACCTGCCAGGACCTGCTGCAGACCAAGGCCGCGATCCTGGGGGCCAAGCGGGCGATGGGCGAGGAGGGTCGCATCGTCCCGGTGATCGCGCAGGTGACGGTCGAGACCACCGGCACCATGCTGCTGGGCAGCGAGATCACCGCCGCCCTGGTCGCGCTCGAACCACTGGGCATCGATCTCATCGGCTTGAACTGCGCCACCGGACCCGCCGAGATGAGCGAACACCTCCGGCAGCTCTCCCAGAACGCCAGGATCCCGCTGTCGGTGATGCCCAACGCCGGGCTGCCCCAGCTGGGGCCCAACGGCGCCGAGTATCCGCTGGGGCCCGAGGAACTGGCCGAGGCGCTCTCCGGATTCGTCACCGAGTTCGGCGTCGGCCTGGTGGGCGGTTGCTGCGGGACGACCGGTGCCCACATCTCCGCCGTGGTCGACGCGGTCGCAGGCCTGACCCCGGCGCCCCGGACGCCCCGGCCGGAGGCGGGCGTCGCCTCGCTCTACCAGTCCGTGCCCTTCCGCCAGGACGCCAGCGTCCTGATGGTCGCCGAACGCACCAACGCCAACGGATCGAAGGCGTTCCGGGAGGCGATGCTCGAAGGGCGCTTCGAAGACTGCGTCGAGATCGGCCGGGCCCAGACCAGGGAGGGCGCGCACCTGCTGGACCTCTGCGTCGACTACGTGGGTCGCGACGGCGCTGCGGACATGAGCGAACTCGCAGGCAGGCTTGCGACGGCGTCCACCCTGCCGATCATGCTCGACTCCACCGAACCGGAGGTGCTGCGCGCCGGGCTGGAACGTCTCGGTGGGCGCTGCGTCGTCAACTCGGTGAACTACGAGGACGGTACCGGGCCGACCTCGCGGTTCCACCGCACGATGGAACTCGTCGCCGAGCACGGCGCCGCCGTCGTGGTGATGTGCATCGACGAGGAGGGTCAGGCTCGCACGGCGGAGGGCAAGGTCCGCATCGCGACCCGGATCCTGGAGGACCTGCGGGAGAACTGGGGCGTCCGCACCGAGGACGTCATCGTCGACTGCCTCACCTTCCCGATCTCCACCGGTCAGGAAGAGGTCCGCCGGGACGGCATCGAGACGATCGAGGCCATCCGCGAACTCAAACGGCGCTACCCGGCCGTGCAGACCACCTTGGGCATCTCCAACATCTCCTTCGGGCTCAACGCCGCGGCGCGACAGGTGCTGAACTCGGTCTTCCTGCACGAATGCGTCGAGGCGGGTCTGGACACCGCCATCGTGCACGCGTCCAAGATCCTGCCCATGGCGCGAATCCCCGACGAGCACCGCGAGATCGCGCTGGACCTGGTCTACGACCGCAGACGGGAGGGCTACGACCCGTTGCAGCGGTTGATGCAGCTCTTCGAGGGCGCCACCGCGTCCTCGGCCCGTGCCTCCCGCGCCGAGGAACTGGCCGCGCTGCCGTTGTTCGACCGGCTCCAGCGGCGCATCGTCGACGGCGAGCGCAAGGGCCTGGAGGTGGATCTGGAGGCGGCGCTGCTGGAGCGTCCGGCGCTGGAGATCATCAACGAGACCCTGCTCGCCGGGATGAAGACCGTGGGCGAGTTGTTCGGCTCCGGCCAGATGCAGCTGCCGTTCGTGCTGCAGTCCGCCGAGGTGATGAAGACCGCCGTGGCCTACCTCGAACCGCACATGGAGAAGAGCGACTCCGAGGGCAAGGGTCGTATCGTGCTCGCCACCGTCAAGGGCGATGTGCACGACATCGGCAAGAACCTGGTGGACATCATCCTGTCCAACAACGGCTACCAGGTGGTCAACCTCGGGATCAAGCAGCCCATCAACGCGATCCTCGATGCCGCCGAGCAGCACCGGGTCGATGTCATCGGCATGTCCGGGCTGCTGGTGAAGTCGACGGTGATCATGAAGGAGAACCTCCTGGAGATGATGACCAGGGGTGTCGGGGAGCGTTGGCCGGTGCTGCTCGGCGGCGCGGCGCTGACCCGATCCTATGTGGAGAACGACCTCGCCGAGGTCTTCAACGGTCATGTCAGCTATGCCAGGGACGCCTTCGAGGGCCTGCGGTTGATGGACCGCATCATGACCAGGAAGCGCGGTGGCCTGGTGATCGCCGATCCCGAGGAGGAGGCGAAGATCGCCGAACGGCGGGCCCGACACGAACGATCGCGTCGGATCGCGGAGGAACGCAAGGCCAAGGCCGCCGCCGAGGACGCCGACGTCGTGCAGCCCGCACGATCGGAGACCGCCACCGACGTCCCCGTGCCCACCCCGCCGTTCTGGGGCAGCCGGGTGGTCAAGGGCATTCCACTGGCCGGGTACGCGGCGATGCTCGATGAGCGGGCCACGTTCCTCGGACAGTGGGGGCTGCGGGGCTCCAAGGGCGGCAACGGTCCCAGCTACGAGGAACTCGTGGAGACCGAGGGCCGTCCCCGCCTGCGGGAATGGCTCGACCGCCTGTCCACGGAGGGCATCCTCGCCCACGCTGCGGTGGTCTACGGCTACTTCCCCTGCGTCGCCGACGGGGATTCGGTGGTGGTGTTGACCGAGCCACGACCCGACGCCGCCGAGCGATTCCGCTTCACCTTCCCCCGGCAGGCCAAGGATCGACGGCTCTGTCTCGCCGACTATTTCCGGCCGAGGGACATGGCTGTGACCGAGGGCGTGGTCGACGTCCTGCCGCTGACCCTGGTCACGATGGGCCAGCCGATCGCGGACTTCGCCGCCGAGTTGTTCGCCGCCGACGCCTACCGCGACTACCTGGAGGTGCACGGCCTGAGCGTGCAGCTCACCGAGGCGCTCGCGGAGTACTGGCATCGGCGGGTCCGCGAGGAGTTGCACTTCTCCACCGGCGGTTCGATCGCCGACGAGGATCCGGCGGAGGTCGAGGAGTACTTCCGGTTGGCCTACCGGGGCGCTCGCTTCTCGCTCGGCTACGGTGCCTGCCCGAACCTGGAGGATCGGGCCAAGATCGTCGAGCTGCTCGAAGCGGAACGGGTCGGGGTGAAACTGTCGGAGGAGTTCCAGCTGCATCCCGAGCAGTCCACCGACGCCATCGTCACCCACCACCCGGAAGCGACCTACTTCAACACCTGA
- a CDS encoding bile acid:sodium symporter: MGSGEVGLVEWWERHQIALYLGAMAVGAAVGLLAGHTATGWERAINPVLAALLYATFLQVPAAELLRSLRSGRFLGAVLVINFVVVPLVVAAMFTLLPADQAVRLGVLLVLLAPCVDYVIVFSGLAGADSRKLLAVTPLLLIGQMLLLPVLLGLFLGPDLLELVEPEPFVEAFVLLIVIPLVAAWLTQAWAARARTGRVVAKGVGMAMVPLTAATLLTVAAAALPQAGGDLPRALTVVPFYVVFLVVMPLAGLLVTRLFRLGGRDGRAILFSGATRNSLVVLPLALALPEDAAIVAVVIVTQTLVEVIGMVVYLRLVPRVLPIREPQG, translated from the coding sequence ATGGGATCGGGCGAGGTCGGGCTGGTCGAGTGGTGGGAGCGCCACCAGATAGCCCTCTATCTGGGAGCCATGGCGGTGGGAGCCGCCGTCGGGCTGCTCGCGGGGCACACGGCCACAGGGTGGGAGCGGGCGATCAACCCCGTGCTCGCCGCCCTGTTGTATGCGACCTTCCTTCAGGTGCCCGCCGCCGAACTGCTGCGTTCCCTGCGTTCCGGCCGGTTCCTCGGCGCGGTACTGGTGATCAATTTCGTGGTGGTCCCGCTGGTCGTGGCGGCGATGTTCACACTGTTGCCCGCCGACCAGGCCGTCCGACTCGGCGTGCTGCTGGTGCTGTTGGCGCCCTGCGTCGACTACGTGATCGTGTTCAGCGGGCTCGCGGGCGCCGACAGCAGGAAGCTGCTGGCGGTCACCCCGCTGCTGTTGATCGGCCAGATGCTGCTGCTGCCGGTATTGCTGGGGCTGTTCCTGGGTCCCGATCTCCTGGAGCTCGTGGAGCCGGAACCGTTCGTCGAGGCCTTCGTGCTGCTGATCGTCATCCCGTTGGTAGCGGCCTGGCTCACCCAGGCGTGGGCGGCACGGGCCCGGACCGGCCGTGTGGTCGCGAAGGGCGTCGGGATGGCGATGGTGCCGTTGACGGCGGCCACCCTGCTGACGGTGGCGGCGGCCGCCCTGCCCCAGGCGGGCGGCGACCTGCCCAGGGCGCTGACGGTCGTCCCGTTCTACGTGGTGTTCCTCGTGGTGATGCCACTCGCGGGGCTACTGGTCACCCGACTGTTCCGGCTGGGCGGCCGCGACGGTCGGGCGATCCTCTTCAGCGGGGCGACCCGTAATTCCCTGGTCGTGCTGCCGTTGGCGCTCGCCCTGCCCGAGGACGCCGCGATCGTCGCGGTGGTGATCGTCACCCAGACCCTGGTGGAGGTGATCGGCATGGTGGTCTACCTACGGTTGGTGCCCCGCGTCCTCCCGATCCGCGAGCCGCAGGGCTGA
- a CDS encoding carboxylate-amine ligase: MEPLTFGVEEEFFLVDRFGRCVTAAPEVLRTVAPAEVEFSAEVSEFQVESVSPICRTAGELIGKLESGRRALAVAADRHGHRLVACGAPIHELDRPFPVTETSRYLRIAEEMGAMLESLLTSGCHVHIGMPDLEHAVAVSNQLRAFLPGLLALSANSPFHRGVDSGHASWRSTMWWQVPSAGPPPVFESVSHYQDGVREVLRSGAALDRGMIYWLMRPSSHLPTLEIRIGDVLPTAEEALLFALIIRGLAATALIRVDAGLPPPAVAEPTLRLALWRAARDGADGMVIDPMTGELLPGRVLIDRMIAWARPGLAAMGDEAVVTALLAASRRAESPVARQRAAFARRNSIQDVVELLARRTRGVPSPAP, from the coding sequence GTGGAGCCCCTCACGTTCGGTGTCGAAGAGGAATTCTTCCTGGTAGATCGATTCGGCCGGTGTGTGACGGCGGCGCCGGAGGTGCTGCGCACGGTGGCGCCCGCCGAGGTTGAATTCAGCGCGGAGGTCAGCGAGTTCCAGGTCGAGTCGGTCTCGCCGATCTGTCGCACCGCGGGCGAGCTCATCGGCAAGCTCGAATCCGGTCGACGTGCCCTCGCCGTGGCCGCCGACCGCCACGGTCACCGATTGGTGGCCTGCGGGGCTCCCATTCACGAACTGGACCGCCCGTTCCCCGTGACGGAGACCAGTCGCTATCTGCGGATCGCCGAGGAGATGGGCGCGATGCTGGAGAGTCTGCTGACCTCCGGCTGCCACGTGCACATCGGCATGCCCGATCTCGAACACGCCGTGGCCGTGAGCAATCAGCTGCGCGCCTTCCTCCCCGGCCTGCTGGCCTTGAGCGCGAACTCGCCGTTCCATCGGGGAGTGGACTCCGGGCACGCGAGCTGGCGCAGCACCATGTGGTGGCAGGTGCCCTCGGCGGGGCCGCCGCCGGTCTTCGAATCGGTGAGCCACTACCAGGACGGGGTCCGCGAAGTGCTCCGCTCCGGCGCGGCGCTGGACCGGGGAATGATCTACTGGCTGATGCGGCCGTCCTCGCACCTGCCCACTCTCGAGATCCGGATCGGCGACGTCTTACCGACCGCCGAGGAGGCACTGCTGTTCGCCTTGATCATCCGGGGGCTGGCGGCGACCGCGCTGATCCGGGTCGACGCGGGCCTACCGCCGCCCGCCGTGGCCGAGCCGACGCTGCGCCTGGCGCTCTGGCGGGCCGCCCGAGACGGCGCGGACGGCATGGTGATCGACCCGATGACCGGTGAACTCCTGCCCGGCAGGGTGCTGATCGACCGGATGATCGCCTGGGCGCGGCCCGGGTTGGCCGCGATGGGCGACGAGGCCGTGGTCACGGCGCTGCTGGCGGCGTCCCGCCGCGCGGAGTCGCCGGTGGCCCGTCAACGAGCCGCGTTCGCGCGGCGGAACAGCATCCAGGACGTGGTCGAGCTGCTGGCCCGACGGACCAGGGGCGTCCCGAGCCCCGCACCATGA
- a CDS encoding SanA/YdcF family protein: MRRRWRWVLAGTATVALVLGGPTAWAYSASSGRIVEPDEAPETDVALVLGAGVRPNGQPSRLLAGRLDVAAELYHQGVVRVLLLSGSVGPGDYDEPGTMRDYLTERGVAPEAIVEDSSGNSTWDSCLRARDVYGIHDLIIVSQRFHLPRAVALCGSAGLNVHGVPHNSGESNPPGTRLGYLRETAARLPAMWTALVTSSNAASDAAPDPSVSDALDVEAPTTADEDSTQQAGHGAPNARQGE, from the coding sequence ATGCGAAGGCGTTGGCGATGGGTGCTGGCGGGGACGGCCACGGTGGCGCTGGTGTTGGGCGGCCCCACCGCCTGGGCGTACTCGGCTAGCTCCGGACGGATCGTCGAGCCGGATGAGGCGCCCGAGACCGACGTCGCCCTGGTGCTGGGCGCCGGGGTTCGACCGAACGGCCAGCCGTCGCGATTGCTTGCGGGCCGGTTGGACGTGGCCGCTGAGCTGTACCACCAGGGCGTGGTCCGCGTCCTGTTGCTCAGCGGCAGCGTGGGGCCCGGCGACTACGACGAGCCCGGGACGATGCGGGACTACCTGACCGAGCGTGGCGTGGCGCCCGAGGCGATCGTGGAGGACAGCTCGGGCAACAGCACCTGGGATTCCTGCCTACGGGCCAGGGACGTCTACGGCATCCACGATCTGATCATCGTGAGCCAGCGCTTCCATCTACCGCGTGCGGTGGCGCTGTGCGGTTCGGCCGGGCTCAACGTCCACGGGGTGCCGCACAACTCGGGCGAGTCGAATCCGCCGGGCACCCGGTTGGGCTATCTGCGGGAGACCGCAGCACGGCTGCCCGCGATGTGGACGGCGCTGGTGACGAGTTCCAACGCCGCCAGCGACGCCGCCCCGGACCCCTCGGTGTCCGACGCACTCGACGTCGAGGCCCCGACGACGGCCGACGAGGACTCGACGCAGCAGGCCGGCCACGGCGCGCCGAACGCCAGGCAGGGCGAATAG